One window of the Archangium primigenium genome contains the following:
- a CDS encoding HSP90 family protein yields the protein MDHRFQVNLRGVIDLLSHHLYSSPGVFVRELLQNATDATRARRHLEPTHPGRVRVELIEKQDGGRPTLLFEDEGVGLTEEELHRFLATIGESSKREALEAHRNDFIGQFGIGLLSCFMVCDELLVVTRSVKGGDETWEWRGRQDGTYSVRPSEHRLAQPGTQVFLIARADAVEYFTPERVRQLALHYGGLLPFPIHLTAHGRTEHLNPEPPPWRRAYGSAGERRQALLAHGRAVFGMDFVDCVPLRAEAGQVEGVAYVLPFSPNFHARQTHRVYLKDMLLSERAENLLPDWAFFVRCVVNAQELRPTASREAFYEDATLARARAALGQCLRQYLVDLATHEPRTLQRLIALHGLSVKALALDDDDFYRLVIHWLPFETTLGMMTLEHYRQASSTVRYVTTLDTFRQVSRVAAAQGLCIINAAYTHDAALLEKLPRVLEDTRVELFSAAQLPQGFEELTAEERDGVSRLRRVAEEALASFDCEVSLKKFLPTEVPTLYGDVEEGPFRRDLERAREESDSLYASLLEGAQEPEAPEARPQLCFNLRNPVVRRLARVRDTAQLRLSVEMLYVQALLLGHRPLNAREMALLNRGLLGLIEAKLVDDEDSGGLH from the coding sequence GTGGATCATCGCTTCCAGGTCAACCTGCGGGGAGTCATCGACCTCCTCTCCCATCATCTCTACAGCTCGCCCGGGGTCTTCGTGCGCGAGCTGCTCCAGAACGCCACCGACGCCACCCGGGCCCGGCGGCACCTGGAGCCCACCCACCCAGGGCGGGTGCGCGTGGAGCTCATCGAGAAACAGGACGGAGGGCGCCCCACCCTGCTCTTCGAGGACGAGGGGGTGGGCCTCACCGAGGAGGAGCTGCACCGCTTCCTGGCCACCATCGGCGAGAGCTCCAAGCGCGAGGCCCTGGAGGCCCACCGCAACGACTTCATCGGCCAGTTCGGCATCGGCCTGCTCTCCTGCTTCATGGTGTGTGACGAGCTGCTCGTCGTGACGCGCTCGGTCAAGGGCGGGGACGAGACGTGGGAGTGGCGCGGCCGACAGGACGGGACGTACTCGGTGCGCCCCTCCGAGCACCGCCTCGCCCAGCCCGGCACCCAGGTGTTCCTCATCGCCCGGGCGGACGCCGTCGAGTACTTCACGCCCGAGCGCGTGCGTCAGCTCGCCCTCCATTATGGAGGCCTGCTGCCCTTTCCCATCCACCTCACCGCCCACGGCCGCACCGAGCACCTCAACCCCGAGCCGCCCCCGTGGCGCCGGGCGTATGGAAGCGCGGGCGAGCGGCGCCAGGCCCTGCTGGCCCATGGGCGCGCGGTGTTCGGCATGGACTTCGTGGACTGCGTGCCGCTGCGCGCGGAGGCCGGACAGGTGGAGGGCGTGGCGTACGTGCTGCCCTTCTCGCCGAACTTCCACGCGCGCCAGACGCACCGCGTCTACCTCAAGGACATGCTCCTGTCCGAGCGCGCGGAGAACCTGCTGCCCGACTGGGCCTTCTTCGTGCGCTGCGTGGTGAACGCCCAGGAGCTGCGGCCCACGGCCAGCCGCGAGGCATTCTACGAGGACGCCACGCTCGCCCGCGCCCGCGCCGCGCTCGGGCAGTGCCTGCGCCAGTACCTCGTGGATCTCGCCACGCACGAGCCGCGCACGCTCCAGCGGCTCATCGCCCTGCATGGCCTGTCGGTCAAGGCGCTCGCCCTGGACGATGACGACTTCTACCGGCTCGTCATCCACTGGCTGCCCTTCGAGACCACGCTGGGGATGATGACGCTGGAGCACTACCGCCAGGCCTCGTCCACCGTGCGCTACGTCACCACCCTGGACACCTTCCGCCAGGTGTCCCGGGTGGCCGCCGCCCAGGGGCTGTGCATCATCAACGCCGCCTACACCCATGACGCCGCGCTCCTGGAGAAGCTGCCCCGGGTGCTCGAGGACACGCGCGTGGAGCTCTTCTCCGCCGCCCAGCTGCCCCAGGGCTTCGAGGAGCTCACGGCCGAGGAGCGCGACGGCGTCTCGCGGCTGAGGCGCGTGGCCGAGGAGGCGCTGGCGTCCTTCGACTGCGAGGTGAGCCTCAAGAAGTTCCTCCCCACCGAGGTGCCCACGCTCTATGGCGACGTGGAGGAGGGCCCCTTCCGGCGCGACCTGGAGCGCGCGCGCGAGGAGTCCGACTCGCTCTACGCCTCGCTGCTCGAGGGCGCCCAGGAGCCCGAGGCGCCCGAGGCGCGGCCCCAGCTGTGCTTCAACCTGCGCAACCCCGTGGTGCGCCGGCTCGCCCGGGTGCGCGACACCGCCCAGCTCCGGCTGTCCGTGGAGATGCTCTACGTGCAGGCCCTGCTGCTGGGCCACCGCCCGCTCAACGCCCGGGAGATGGCGCTGCTCAACCGGGGCCTGCTCGGCCTCATCGAGGCGAAGCTCGTCGACGACGAGGACTCCGGAGGTCTGCATTGA
- a CDS encoding MFS transporter, whose product MRTDLPGDSTPSHAQRPLSGQDVRTLALASLGGALEFYDFIIFVFFTGVIGQLFFPPDTPEWLRQLQAFGLFAAGYLARPLGGIVMAHFGDRGGRKRMFTLSVFLMSVPTLLIGLLPTYATAGYAAPLALLVLRMLQGAAVGGEVPGAWVFVSEHVPERRVGLACGTLTAGLTFGILLGSLVATAVNQVYTPAQVRDFGWRLPFLVGGVFGFFAVFLRRWLAETPVFEEMRRRKALVRELPLKVVLRGQRTGVGVSMLLTWVLTAGIVVVILMTPALMQKLHGLAPALTLRANTLATLSLTVSCIGFGLAVDRFGLGGVLAVGCLSLVGGTYALYLGVGARPESLVALSMLAGGGVGVVGVVPAVMVRAFPSEVRFSGLSFSYNVAYAVFGGLTPLVVTLLTELTPRAPAHYVAGVGAVGLAVAAFLLRAGPSRFGALDASS is encoded by the coding sequence ATGCGGACCGATCTCCCGGGTGACTCCACGCCGTCGCACGCGCAGCGACCGCTCTCCGGCCAGGACGTGAGGACCCTCGCGCTGGCGTCGTTGGGGGGCGCGCTGGAGTTCTACGACTTCATCATCTTCGTGTTCTTCACGGGGGTCATCGGCCAGCTCTTCTTCCCGCCGGACACGCCCGAGTGGCTGCGGCAGTTGCAGGCCTTCGGGCTGTTCGCGGCGGGCTACCTGGCGCGGCCCCTGGGCGGCATCGTGATGGCGCACTTCGGGGACCGGGGGGGCCGCAAGCGCATGTTCACGCTCAGCGTGTTCCTGATGTCGGTGCCCACGCTGCTCATCGGGCTGTTGCCCACCTACGCCACGGCCGGGTACGCGGCGCCCCTGGCGCTGCTGGTGCTGCGCATGCTGCAGGGCGCGGCGGTGGGCGGGGAGGTGCCGGGGGCGTGGGTCTTCGTCTCCGAGCACGTGCCCGAGCGGCGGGTGGGCCTGGCGTGCGGCACGCTCACCGCGGGGCTCACGTTCGGCATCCTCCTGGGCTCGCTGGTGGCCACGGCGGTCAACCAAGTCTACACGCCCGCGCAGGTGCGCGACTTCGGCTGGCGGCTGCCCTTCCTGGTGGGGGGCGTGTTCGGCTTCTTCGCCGTGTTCCTGCGCCGGTGGCTCGCCGAGACGCCGGTGTTCGAGGAGATGCGGCGGCGCAAGGCGCTCGTGCGCGAGCTGCCGCTCAAGGTGGTGCTGCGCGGCCAGCGCACCGGCGTGGGGGTGTCCATGCTGCTCACCTGGGTGCTCACCGCGGGCATCGTGGTGGTCATCCTGATGACGCCCGCGCTGATGCAGAAGCTGCACGGCCTGGCGCCCGCGCTCACGCTGAGGGCCAACACCCTGGCCACGTTGAGCCTCACCGTCTCGTGTATCGGCTTCGGCCTGGCGGTGGACCGCTTCGGGCTCGGTGGCGTGCTGGCGGTGGGCTGCCTCTCGCTGGTGGGGGGCACCTACGCGCTCTACCTGGGCGTGGGCGCGCGGCCCGAGTCCCTGGTGGCCCTCTCCATGCTCGCGGGCGGGGGCGTGGGCGTGGTGGGCGTGGTGCCCGCGGTCATGGTGCGCGCCTTCCCCTCCGAGGTGCGCTTCTCCGGGCTGTCCTTCTCCTACAACGTGGCCTACGCGGTGTTCGGCGGCCTGACGCCCCTGGTGGTGACGCTGCTCACCGAGCTCACCCCGCGCGCGCCCGCCCACTACGTGGCGGGCGTGGGCGCCGTGGGCCTGGCCGTGGCCGCCTTCCTCCTGCGCGCGGGCCCCTCGCGCTTCGGCGCGCTCGACGCCTCCTCCTGA
- a CDS encoding type II 3-dehydroquinate dehydratase, translated as MGKRLLVLHGPNLNLVAGLDAAVKARAAQLGLELIGVQSNHEGVLLDTLHAERSRVQGVVVSPAGLFGSYPLRDGLEAVGLPVLEVYVSPLGERVSVVAEACADTLESEGLDAYLEALTRFANDDLTGEDGEDDEEDEDADEEDDDSDDDVVVGPGKTLGRKPKTAAAPAAPGPGSRKTLGRKVVEAPAPAASSSKTLGRKPKGTSEALSEDVVSRALVHKKISDRLAGRLSPAELAAWARTRWLEVQGGGPTESGQRDLLEETLQRLTLSNIPASRLSERELVDLMTRMDR; from the coding sequence ATGGGCAAGAGGCTGTTGGTGCTGCATGGGCCGAACCTGAACCTGGTGGCCGGCCTGGACGCCGCCGTGAAGGCGCGCGCGGCGCAGTTGGGCCTGGAGCTGATCGGGGTGCAGTCCAACCACGAGGGCGTCCTGCTGGACACCCTCCACGCCGAGCGCTCCCGGGTGCAGGGCGTGGTGGTGAGCCCCGCGGGCCTCTTCGGCTCCTACCCGCTGCGCGATGGCCTGGAGGCCGTGGGCCTGCCCGTGCTCGAGGTGTACGTGTCTCCGCTCGGCGAGCGCGTGTCCGTGGTGGCCGAGGCCTGCGCCGACACCCTGGAGTCCGAGGGGCTCGACGCCTACCTGGAGGCCCTGACGCGCTTCGCGAACGATGACCTCACCGGGGAGGACGGCGAGGACGACGAAGAGGACGAGGACGCGGACGAAGAGGACGACGACTCGGACGACGACGTGGTCGTGGGGCCGGGCAAGACGCTGGGCCGCAAGCCCAAGACCGCCGCCGCGCCGGCCGCGCCCGGCCCGGGCTCGCGCAAGACGCTGGGCCGCAAGGTCGTGGAGGCCCCGGCGCCGGCCGCCTCGTCCTCGAAGACGTTGGGCCGCAAGCCGAAGGGCACCTCCGAGGCCCTCTCCGAGGACGTCGTCTCGCGCGCGCTCGTCCACAAGAAGATCTCCGACCGGCTCGCGGGCCGCCTGTCCCCGGCGGAGCTCGCCGCCTGGGCGCGCACCCGGTGGCTGGAGGTGCAGGGCGGCGGGCCGACCGAGAGCGGCCAGCGCGACCTGTTGGAGGAGACCCTGCAGCGCCTCACCCTGTCCAACATCCCCGCGAGTCGTCTGTCCGAGCGGGAGCTCGTGGACCTGATGACCCGGATGGACCGATAA
- a CDS encoding signal protein, with the protein MSFDPAPPARPHILRRQYLLDAGFQLRYMLRLAALGGGGVMLVGVLAWRSHQSVLEQGATPEALALSGETMLWLTGLGALAMAGVLALFGLVLTHRVAGPVYVMNLYLAALAAGRFPRMRPLRRRDELRGFFSQFSGTVDRLREREAEEARLLSEVIDALAPVASTQDAQAALRILGSLQARKRQAIEGPTSGALKSVA; encoded by the coding sequence ATGTCCTTCGACCCCGCCCCCCCGGCGCGCCCCCATATCCTGCGGCGCCAGTACCTGCTCGATGCCGGATTCCAGCTGCGCTACATGCTGCGCCTCGCCGCGCTGGGCGGTGGGGGGGTGATGCTGGTGGGGGTGCTGGCCTGGCGCTCGCACCAGTCCGTGCTGGAGCAGGGCGCCACGCCCGAGGCCCTGGCGCTCAGCGGCGAGACGATGCTGTGGCTCACCGGCCTGGGCGCGCTCGCCATGGCGGGGGTGCTGGCGCTCTTCGGGCTCGTCCTCACGCACCGCGTCGCGGGGCCGGTGTACGTGATGAACCTCTACCTGGCGGCGCTCGCCGCGGGGCGCTTTCCCCGGATGCGGCCCCTGCGGCGCCGGGACGAGCTGCGCGGGTTCTTCTCCCAGTTCAGCGGCACCGTGGACCGCCTGCGCGAGCGCGAGGCGGAGGAGGCGCGGCTCTTGTCCGAGGTCATCGACGCCCTGGCGCCCGTGGCCTCCACCCAGGATGCCCAGGCGGCCCTGCGCATCCTCGGCTCGCTCCAGGCCCGCAAGCGTCAGGCCATCGAGGGCCCCACCTCCGGGGCGCTCAAGTCCGTGGCCTGA
- a CDS encoding LETM1 domain-containing protein, protein MKSKVAWFSSLLEHNLHWLRWEAHETAEVYRLWRRARRGTPLSFEERRRVRAQLIDLAKAIPALVVFAAPGGLVLLVVLGKVLPFSLLPSAFRTPPPTATPAPAPAREDGPPVREVG, encoded by the coding sequence ATGAAGAGCAAGGTGGCGTGGTTCTCCTCGCTGCTGGAGCACAACCTGCACTGGCTGCGCTGGGAGGCGCACGAGACGGCGGAGGTGTATCGGCTGTGGCGCCGGGCCCGGCGCGGCACGCCCCTGTCCTTCGAGGAGCGGCGGCGGGTGCGCGCCCAGCTCATCGACCTGGCCAAGGCGATTCCCGCGCTCGTGGTGTTCGCGGCGCCGGGCGGCCTGGTGCTGCTGGTGGTGCTCGGCAAGGTGCTGCCCTTCAGCCTCTTGCCCAGCGCGTTCCGGACGCCGCCGCCGACGGCGACGCCCGCGCCGGCGCCCGCGCGCGAGGACGGGCCGCCGGTGCGCGAGGTGGGCTGA
- the mxcL gene encoding myxochelin B biosynthesis transaminase MxcL, with translation MTSPTRHPSLPRPIEGGIQLTESHRLMAEAKKLVPGLTQTMMKKPEMFAPGAFPVYLARGQGSLVEDVDGQQYIDFICGLGASSLGHNHPAVVETIRAHLTDGILHSLPTAWEVSCARTLVEMIPGGEQARFFKTGADATSAAVRLARIVTGREHIITIGYNGWHDHFMYDTPGVPAVMAQYTTRMPLFEAPDEAALLARIEQTGSQLAAVLLSVPFNRCLTRDFMHTLRATCTRHGVLLIQDEVITGFRLARGGAQEFFDVRADFVCVSKALAAGMPLSAVVGPEKYLSRLADTQVSTTFGGELLSLAVCEAVLKETAKPGFIEHLAAMGRRLATGINAHAERLGSPLRVLGYDAIPLFRFSPNPMENAKLTQPFQAAMARRGVILRRDLNFICSAHTPEQIDYTVDMAAESMRECLNTGAQAA, from the coding sequence ATGACCTCTCCGACCCGACACCCCTCGCTGCCCCGGCCCATCGAGGGCGGCATCCAGCTGACCGAGTCCCACCGCCTGATGGCCGAGGCGAAGAAGCTGGTGCCCGGCCTCACCCAGACGATGATGAAGAAGCCGGAGATGTTCGCCCCCGGCGCCTTCCCCGTGTACCTCGCCCGCGGCCAGGGCTCGCTGGTGGAGGACGTGGACGGCCAGCAGTACATCGACTTCATCTGTGGCCTGGGCGCCAGCTCGCTCGGCCACAACCACCCGGCCGTGGTGGAGACCATTCGCGCGCACCTCACGGATGGCATCCTGCACTCCCTGCCCACGGCGTGGGAGGTGAGCTGCGCGCGCACGCTCGTGGAGATGATCCCCGGCGGTGAGCAGGCGCGCTTCTTCAAGACGGGCGCGGATGCCACCTCGGCGGCGGTGCGGCTCGCGCGCATCGTCACCGGCCGCGAGCACATCATCACCATCGGCTACAACGGCTGGCACGACCACTTCATGTACGACACACCGGGCGTGCCCGCGGTGATGGCGCAGTACACCACGCGCATGCCCCTGTTCGAGGCGCCCGACGAGGCGGCCCTGCTCGCGCGCATCGAGCAGACCGGGAGCCAGCTCGCCGCGGTGCTGCTGTCGGTGCCCTTCAACCGCTGTCTCACCCGCGACTTCATGCACACCCTGCGCGCCACGTGCACCCGGCACGGTGTGCTGCTCATCCAGGACGAGGTCATCACCGGCTTCCGCCTGGCCCGGGGCGGCGCCCAGGAGTTCTTCGACGTGCGGGCCGATTTCGTGTGCGTGTCCAAGGCGCTCGCCGCGGGCATGCCCCTGTCGGCGGTGGTGGGGCCGGAGAAGTACCTGAGTCGGTTGGCGGACACGCAGGTGTCCACCACGTTCGGCGGTGAACTGCTCTCGCTCGCGGTGTGCGAGGCCGTGCTCAAGGAGACGGCGAAGCCGGGCTTCATCGAGCACCTGGCGGCCATGGGCCGGCGGCTCGCCACGGGCATCAACGCCCATGCCGAGCGTCTGGGCTCGCCCCTGCGCGTGCTGGGCTATGACGCCATCCCCCTGTTCCGCTTCTCCCCGAATCCCATGGAGAACGCGAAACTCACCCAGCCCTTCCAGGCCGCCATGGCTCGCCGGGGCGTCATCCTGCGGCGCGACCTCAACTTCATCTGCTCGGCGCATACCCCGGAGCAGATCGACTACACGGTGGACATGGCCGCGGAGTCGATGCGCGAGTGCCTGAACACGGGCGCCCAGGCGGCCTGA
- the fmt gene encoding methionyl-tRNA formyltransferase, whose product MTRPRIVFMGTPEFAVPSLAALFELGDVVAVVTQPDKPKGRGQALAISPVKAYALERGVPVLQPQKLRTPPFSEVLREYQPDVAVVTAYGKILPKDLLDTPRHGCLNVHASLLPRFRGAAPIQWAIAHGDPETGVALMVMDVGLDTGPVLAEKRLPIAPDETSATLHDKLSHLGGALLREHLPAYLRGELTPRPQPEEGMVLAPIIAKEEGKLDFSQPAVVLERRLRAFTPWPGAFTSLEGKLFKVHRAQVGTGQGAPGTVLSAGPQGLEVACGEGSLVLLEVQPEGKRVMPAGDFLSGRKLAPGSRPFDT is encoded by the coding sequence ATGACCCGTCCCCGCATCGTGTTCATGGGCACGCCTGAGTTCGCCGTGCCCTCCCTGGCCGCCCTCTTCGAGCTTGGCGACGTGGTGGCCGTCGTCACCCAACCGGACAAGCCCAAGGGCCGGGGCCAGGCGCTGGCCATCTCCCCGGTCAAGGCCTACGCGCTCGAGCGGGGCGTGCCCGTGCTCCAGCCCCAGAAGCTGCGCACGCCGCCCTTCTCGGAGGTGCTGCGCGAGTACCAGCCCGACGTCGCCGTGGTGACGGCCTACGGGAAGATCCTCCCCAAGGATCTGCTCGACACGCCCCGGCACGGCTGCCTCAACGTGCACGCCTCGCTCCTGCCGCGCTTCCGGGGCGCCGCGCCCATCCAATGGGCCATCGCCCACGGGGACCCCGAGACGGGCGTGGCCCTGATGGTGATGGACGTGGGCCTGGACACCGGGCCGGTGCTGGCCGAGAAGCGCCTGCCCATCGCCCCGGACGAGACGAGCGCCACGCTGCACGACAAGCTGTCGCACCTGGGCGGGGCGCTCTTGCGCGAGCACCTGCCGGCCTACCTGCGCGGGGAGCTGACCCCGCGGCCCCAGCCCGAGGAGGGCATGGTGCTCGCGCCCATCATCGCCAAGGAGGAGGGCAAGCTCGACTTCTCCCAGCCGGCGGTGGTGCTGGAGCGGCGGCTGCGCGCCTTCACCCCCTGGCCGGGGGCCTTCACCTCGCTGGAGGGCAAGCTCTTCAAGGTGCACCGGGCCCAGGTGGGCACGGGGCAGGGCGCGCCGGGCACGGTGCTGAGCGCGGGTCCGCAGGGCCTGGAGGTGGCGTGCGGCGAGGGCTCCCTCGTCCTGCTGGAGGTCCAGCCCGAGGGCAAGCGGGTGATGCCGGCGGGCGATTTCCTCTCGGGCCGCAAGCTCGCGCCGGGCAGCCGGCCCTTCGACACCTAG
- the mxcK gene encoding myxochelin export MFS transporter MxcK: protein MTVSPSPRREPWVLLLLAAVQFTHLMDFMIVMPLGPEFMRLFGISAASFGVLVSAYTLASAGMGLLGGLWLDRFDRKRTLLVLYAGFIGATCLCGLAAGHGGLLAARTLAGACAGLMSAVIQATVGDLIPAERRGRAIGTVMAAYGLSAVAGVPVGLGLASQWGWRAPFWAIGALAAAVWVGLAVLMPAVDGHLSREPAARGSPARPEWTPGLALGWVLTFGVVFAGFLLIPYLSPFMVGNLGLRLSDLSWVYLCGGAASLVSARGIGRLVDRLGPVRVLGGLLVATTVPFLVFTHLSAASPPVVAGVFVLFMGLTSGRAIPTMALVASRVPPALRGRYLAVNMAASDGASGLGAWASGLLITVAPGGALEGLGTVGWLAVGVTGGALVTLWLFTRRVPVTGARAAPA, encoded by the coding sequence GTGACCGTGTCCCCCTCGCCGCGGCGGGAGCCCTGGGTGCTCCTGCTGCTGGCCGCCGTGCAGTTCACCCACCTGATGGACTTCATGATCGTCATGCCGCTGGGGCCGGAGTTCATGCGCCTCTTCGGCATCTCGGCGGCGAGCTTCGGGGTGTTGGTGTCGGCGTACACGCTGGCGTCGGCGGGGATGGGGCTGTTGGGCGGGCTGTGGCTGGACCGGTTCGATCGCAAGCGCACGCTGCTGGTGCTGTACGCGGGGTTCATCGGGGCCACGTGTCTGTGTGGCCTGGCGGCGGGGCACGGGGGCCTGCTCGCGGCGCGCACCCTGGCGGGGGCCTGCGCGGGGCTGATGAGCGCGGTGATCCAGGCCACCGTGGGGGATTTGATTCCCGCGGAGCGCCGGGGCCGGGCCATCGGCACGGTGATGGCGGCGTATGGCTTGAGCGCGGTGGCGGGGGTGCCGGTGGGGTTGGGGCTGGCGAGCCAGTGGGGCTGGCGCGCGCCGTTCTGGGCCATTGGCGCCCTGGCGGCGGCGGTGTGGGTGGGGCTGGCCGTGCTGATGCCCGCGGTCGACGGGCACCTGTCCCGCGAGCCCGCGGCGCGCGGGTCCCCGGCGCGGCCGGAGTGGACGCCGGGCCTGGCGCTCGGATGGGTGCTGACGTTCGGCGTGGTGTTCGCCGGCTTCCTGCTCATTCCCTATTTGAGCCCCTTCATGGTGGGCAACCTGGGCCTGCGGCTGTCGGACCTGTCCTGGGTGTACCTGTGCGGCGGGGCGGCCTCGCTCGTGAGCGCGCGGGGCATCGGCCGGCTCGTGGACCGCCTCGGTCCGGTGCGGGTGCTGGGCGGCCTGCTCGTGGCCACCACCGTGCCCTTCCTCGTGTTCACGCACCTGTCCGCGGCCTCGCCGCCGGTGGTGGCCGGGGTGTTCGTGCTCTTCATGGGGCTGACGTCGGGCCGGGCCATTCCCACCATGGCCCTGGTGGCCTCGCGGGTGCCGCCCGCGCTGCGCGGCCGCTACCTCGCGGTGAACATGGCGGCGAGTGATGGCGCCTCGGGCCTGGGCGCGTGGGCCAGCGGCCTGCTCATCACCGTGGCCCCAGGCGGCGCGCTCGAGGGCCTGGGCACGGTGGGCTGGCTCGCCGTGGGCGTCACCGGCGGGGCGCTCGTCACCCTGTGGCTGTTCACCCGCCGCGTTCCGGTGACGGGCGCGCGCGCGGCGCCGGCCTGA